The proteins below are encoded in one region of Peromyscus eremicus chromosome 10, PerEre_H2_v1, whole genome shotgun sequence:
- the Ociad2 gene encoding OCIA domain-containing protein 2, which yields MASVSTHGNQEKSPHLPPLSKQSLLFCPKSKLHIHRGEIAKIIRECQEESFWKRALPFSLISMLVTQGLVHQGYLAANPRFGSLPKVALAGLLGFGLGKASYIRVCQSKFHSFEDQLRGAGFGPEHNRHCLLTCEECKTRRGLSEKEGSQPTAS from the exons ATGGCCTCCGTGTCCACTCATGGAAACCAAGAGAAAAGTCCCCACTTGCCACCACTGAGCAAGCAG AGCCTGTTGTTTTGCCCAAAATCAAAACTGCACATCCACAGAGGAGAAATTGCCAAGATTATCCGAGAGTGTCAAGAGGAAAGTTTCTGGAAGAGAG CTCTGCCTTTTTCTCTTATAAGCATGCTTGTCACCCAGGGACTTGTCCACCAAG GTTATTTAGCTGCTAATCCAAGATTTGGATCATTACCTAAAGTTGCAC TGGCTGGTCTCCTGGGATTTGGCCTGGGGAAGGCTTCCTATATCAGAGTGTGCCAGAGTAAATTCCACTCCTTCGAGGATCAGCTCCGTGGTGCTGGTTTTGGTCCCGAGCATAACAG gCACTGCCTGCTCACCTGTGAGGAGTGCAAAACCAGGCGTGGATTAAGCGAGAAGGAAGGGTCACAGCCAACCGCTTCCTAA